A single window of Sphaerodactylus townsendi isolate TG3544 linkage group LG03, MPM_Stown_v2.3, whole genome shotgun sequence DNA harbors:
- the PBX2 gene encoding pre-B-cell leukemia transcription factor 2, with the protein MRLDNMLLAEGVAGPEKGGGSAAAAAAAAAAGGVSPDNSIEHSDYRNKLSQIRQIYHSELEKYEQACNEFTTHVMNLLREQSRTRPVSPKEIERMVSIIHRKFSSIQMQLKQSTCEAVMILRSRFLDARRKRRNFSKQATEVLNEYFYSHLSNPYPSEEAKEELAKKCGITVSQVSNWFGNKRIRYKKNIGKFQEEANIYAVKTAVSAAQSGGDSPNTPSSAGSGGSFNLSNSGDMFMGLQGLNGDSYPTSQVESMRHSMGPGGYGDSMAASQMYSPREMRANGGWQEAATPSSVTSPTEGPGSVHSDTSN; encoded by the exons ATGCGCCTGGACAATATGCTCCTTGCAGAGGGGGTGGCTGGCCCCGAGAAGGGGGGTGGCTCGGCAGCTgcagccgccgctgccgccgctgcgGGAGGGGTATCCCCGGATAACTCCATCGAGCACTCTGACTATCGCAACAAGCTCTCCCAGATCCGCCAGATCTACCATTCGGAGCTGGAGAAGTATgaacag GCCTGCAATGAGTTCACGACGCATGTGATGAACCTGCTTCGGGAGCAGAGCCGCACGCGCCCCGTGTCGCCCAAGGAGATCGAGCGCATGGTCAGCATCATCCACCGCAAATTCAGCTCCATCCAGATGCAGCTGAAGCAGAGCACGTGTGAAGCCGTCATGATCCTGCGCTCCCGCTTCCTTGACGCCAG gcgaaaGCGCCGCAACTTCAGCAAACAGGCCACAGAGGTGCTGAATGAGTACTTCTATTCGCACCTGAGCAACCCGTATCCCAGCGAAGAGGCCAAGGAGGAGCTTGCCAAGAAATGTGGCATCACAGTCTCGCAG gTCTCAAACTGGTTCGGGAACAAGCGCATCCGCTATAAGAAGAACATCGGCAAGTTCCAAGAGGAAGCCAATATTTACGCCGTGAAAACGGCTGTCAGCGCCGCACAGAGTGGGGGCGACTCCCCCAACACCCCCTCCTCCGCGg GCTCGGGCGGATCCTTCAATCTCTCCAACTCCGGCGATATGTTCATGGGCCTTCAAGGCCTGAATGGAGACTCCTATCCTACATCGCAG GTGGAATCCATGCGTCACTCCATGGGGCCAGGAGGCTACGGGGACAGTATGGCCGCTAGCCAGATGTACAGCCCACGAGAAATGAGG